The sequence below is a genomic window from Lycium ferocissimum isolate CSIRO_LF1 chromosome 9, AGI_CSIRO_Lferr_CH_V1, whole genome shotgun sequence.
tactcACTCCgctcacttttatttgtccactattccaaaaatagatttttactTTTGCTTGTCCACTttcgcatatcaagagaaaaataatttatttttcctgttttaccctcAGCATTAATTATTCATTCCAAATAATCATTTTGCAAATCCAATACAATTATATACCAATTGATATggatattatggtaaaatatacacttcatttattatttcctAAGGGGTGTGCAAAGTCCAGAGTGGAcatgaacggagggagtattctGTTTAAATTtgttcatatggttttgatttGGCACAcaatttaagaaaatacaaatgACTTGAATCCTTTGGTCTTAAAGTAAATATATGTAGAATGTACTAAatgtcctttaatcttgtggtcttaaatatgcCATGTGAAAAGTTGTAACTACAGaattgccaaaaaagaaaagagacattctttttaaCAGtctaaaagaaaagtaagacaaacaaattattaataaaaagagaGTAACCTGATGGATTTCAAATCGGAAGGCATGGAGAAAAACATTTACTTTGTGTCTCACACAATGGACATAATTGGTGTGAGGCTTACTGATTATCGGACATGTGGTATTCACGGTGTGACGTATTAACTCACCAAAATTAACTCTCTCCCCTTTCTCAAACAGTCAAATTTGTATAATGGTGTTTGACTGAGCACAgaaattaagaaataaataaaattttttgTAACCAATAGTTTAAAACAACTCATAGTATTTGTATGGTTATAAATAATATCATTGAGAATAAATAAAACCTTAAAATTAAATCATTACAGAAAAATATAATTCTTTTGCTATAAACTAAAAAAGACTATGTCACAACGATCCTCCAGAGCCCCAGCTATTCCCATTTCCACCTTATGGAGAATGACTAGAGTTTGAATTTGGGTCTTGAAAAGGGAAGCCCACACCACAACTCAACCAGTTATGACAATGACTGAGAATGTTGCTGTCTGATTGTTTTTACTGAAAATGAAAATTCCTCCCTTTGTTAGAGAACGCTTTACCCCAATGTGTGATTTTTTGCCGCGAATTCAAATTTAaaccaacaacacaatacaatacaatacaataggtaaaaaccatccaaacaagcagCTATTGATTGCAATCACAAAAAAGGAGTAGAAGTACATCAGGTACTGATTACAATCACAACTTTGATGAGAAATTCAAGAATAGGAGTAGTCAGAAGACGCCCAATAGCAATACCAGTGTGAAAGACACAGATAGCAAAGCACATGAAAGTCACAACTCCCACGCTGTTACAACTCTAGATATTAACATATAGTCTTAACATATGTTATCAACATATTATCCTGTATCTAATCAGTGGCACTTCCTTCTTCTTGAATAGCAGCAAAGTGCTCATCAATTTCCTCGGTAGTTTAACACTCTAAAGAGGAGATCTTCTTTCCTCACAACACCAACCTGCCAAAGAACAGTAGCGCTTTTGTTAATAGGGAACTGATAAGGTCTCATGGTGGATAATGTGTGGAAAGAAACAAATTACCTCAATTTCACTAGTCTTGAAATCCTCTTCCAGAACAGATTGGAGTGCAGAAACTGCAGCCTGCAGAACAAAAATAATGTATCAGCAACACTAAAGTGTATCCGTCAAACTTCAATATTAGACCTCAATCCATGCAAAACCAGTGTATAGCCAAGAGACTGGAATTCCACAAGTAGCACGaatttgaagagaaagaaaaagctTCTCAACAATGGAACGGAAGGTGAATGGAATATGAgaacttcctttccttttacCTGAACAGTTTCCTCATAGGAAAAACCAGGGAACTTGtctctttttttcctcaaaatttCCATTGCCTCGCCCTCTTGAGATCCAGCACTCGTAATCTGCACCAAGGTTGATAATGTAATAAATAACATCATGAACAAGAGAAGACAGCAAAATTTCAACACTTCAGAAAAATCTCAAGACAGGACTCAAGAGCACTTAGCGACCTCTCATAAACTAGAAATATAAGAGATTATGGGAGCAGGTCTACAGGAACTGGTCACCAACCTTTTACTGGTAattactggaaaaaaaaatgagctgGTACCAGTACCACTTTTGGGTCTTACAAGGTGAGCGTAATAAGCATTGAACAGCAAAGACAGAAACCATAATGTCTAGCATCTACGTTTCAATACATCCAGAAATAGTTTCATGTGCATGCTTTTTTAAAACTACATATCTTCTTAAATATAGTGGGTGAAGGTGCCTATATGTTCATGTTCTCTCCCTATCAAGGATTCACAAGACCGCATTTCCATCTCTAATTAGTCAGTTGTATCAACATATACGTCactgtaccttttttttttttactggtgATATGTAAATTCCATTAATATACCAGCAAAAAGAGAATGTTGGGAGCAGTTACAACCAAACATATACGTCACAGTTCTTCCAGTAGTTTATTAAATGAGTTGTCAAAACGTGATCACGTCTCAGGTTCACCTATAACCTAATTTCCAAAATGAAGTTCAACATTATCTGGATAAAGAAAAATCTCATCTCAAGTAATATGAAGCAGAGCTCTCAAGTTCCAGTACCTAAATCACAATTGTCAACATGCATTCaacttaaaaaatttctttaCTAGAGAGACACATTCATTTCACACTGAAAAAGGTGGTGATACTAGTGAGATATCACTAATTCCCTTGCAACGTTAAACAAAGTAAAATCATCCACTGAATTACAGGATTTTAGGACTGGAGCTTTCTTATGTCAGTTGAAATTGTCAACGGGTTCAATAAACAATAGCAATCACTGGTTGGCTACACACTGTATACAGACAGTATAGCAATAAGTAAAAAATCAGTGCTAGGATATGATTGTAGACAGTGGGACAAAAGGGCTAAGAGGCATCAGTGTCTAGTTTGAGGCTGTGGTGTAAAAAAAAGAATAGCCACACGATCTTATGAAATTGAGAGACAAAAGGTGCTTTTGACTGATAAGGAAAGATGATGTCTAAAGGTTTCATGACTAGGCCTGTAAAGTATTTCCTTGTAGGAGAACATACGCAAATTATACTGATGCCCTTAGCAATATCTAAAATGAAAGAAACATCCCATTCTTGTGGCTTAATTCCTCAAATTACAAGCAGCCCTGATCTTTCATGAATCAAAGTTCTATATAAACCTCTTTAGCTGTTGAGAGAATTTGTGACAATGGAAACTTCATCAAATCTTTTCATAATTAGTTTCACAATTAGCctttaaaaatctaaaaattaggAAGTCAAGAAAGTCTGTTTATTTGTGATAGAAGGGACAAATGGAATAATGGCTCTTCATCTACTTTTGCACAATTCCAGTTTTAATTTCCTTCGGTCAGAGTAACTTGGTAAGTGGAATATTCttaccagtgttttaaaaggcagtttCAAGACTCGTCACGGGGCTCACCTCAGGACGAGGCACTGGCAAAATGCCCCGGGGCTCACGTGCGGGGCTTAGTTCCTGTGAGGCTTATGCCCTAAGCGCCCGACTGTACGCCCTAAACACGCCTAATGCCCAACGCTCGGGCTCGCCTAacagttcttacacaaattatgtgttaaattctttaattaaaatcgttgaccctcataattctttaacaaatgaatgatacttaatagtttttcatctatagaaataagaagattgagtgtaactcaaataacaagtcgtaatattgcatatttactatttgagaactTCATGAGGatgaatatcacttaatatttcttttaaaaatatatagccgatttgtacattttcacttgtcattggtcttttgtcttatatatcaaaattatcatattttattatttcgctatttgaaattaattttcattttatttatgaaggaattacattttaattataatattgataaagtttattgatataaaatgaatagtatgatagtaatattgttttaagaaattgtgatttttttcattgtttcaaaagttaagatgttagagttgatttgTATTCcataatagcttttatttcattgtattatttatacttgtaaaattatgttatatataattataagttGTAAGCAGGGGTAGCTCAAGGGTGAGGCTAGTAAAGCTTTTGTTTTAGACCCTCAAACTTTTGAGGCCCCAAAAAATTTTACCGATGAATTTTATGGTTTAAGTTTCTCTTAAATAATGTTGAAGATTGTAAGTCTGAGATTAGTCTCCATTGGTGCGTTGACAGTTTTGGCACCACTCAGTCCTACATATGAGATTAATTGCAAGGCATATTTCCTCTGGTTAAGCAACATGCCATGTCTAGACTTCTGCACCTCAATTCCAAGGAAGTATTTAAGGTTTCCCAGGTCCTTCATTTGAAGTGTTGATTCAATGTCCCTTTGGCTGCTTTAATCATTTGCAAGTTGTCTTCTGTTATTAgtaaatcatcaacatataccaAAATGACCACCAGATTTCCATCCGTCTTTTTAGTGAACAAAGAAGTGTCATATACACTTTGTTTGTATCAGCGAACCAATTAAGGCATCGGAAGAGTTTAATATTCTTGCGCTTGAGGCTTGTTTAAGCCCATGCAAAGGACTTTAATAATTTGCACACTTTGTTCTCCCCCGCTTTTATGAAATCCGGAGGCGGGGTTCCATGAACACATCCTCAAACAAATCACCCTGCAAGAAAGCATTATTTACATCCATCTGTACTGAATTCCAACCTTGAGAGGCTGCTACACTGATAATTGTTCCCACAGTCACTATTTTGGCCACTGGTGAGAAAGTTTCATGGTAGTCCAACCCCTGTTTTGATTGTATCCCTTTGCTACCAACCGCCTTATATCTCTCCCCTGCTGATGCTTTGTACTTGATTTTATAGACCCATTTTGAACCTATGGCCTTTTTTCCAACGAAGTAATCGGTCATTACCCATGTTCCATTCTCTTAAGGCACGAATTTCCTTCGCATTCGCATCTCTCGTTGAGAATCTTGTGATGCTCTTTATAGGATTGAGGCTCACCGGGCCGAAAAACAACTTAGATATGTTTTGTAATTATTAGACAAGTGTTCATAGTAAGGCGTATGCCAATAGGATACAT
It includes:
- the LOC132029272 gene encoding proteasome subunit alpha type-6-like isoform X2, which encodes MMLFITLSTLVQITSAGSQEGEAMEILRKKRDKFPGFSYEETVQAAVSALQSVLEEDFKTSEIEVGVVRKEDLLFRVLNYRGN
- the LOC132029272 gene encoding proteasome subunit alpha type-6-like isoform X1 — its product is MMLFITLSTLVQITSAGSQEGEAMEILRKKRDKFPGFSYEETVQVKGKEVLIFHSPSVPLLRSFFFLFKFVLLVEFQSLGYTLAAVSALQSVLEEDFKTSEIEVGVVRKEDLLFRVLNYRGN